A portion of the Paenibacillus hamazuiensis genome contains these proteins:
- a CDS encoding NEAT domain-containing protein, translated as MLKSNIRQSVALCLSLALFLSSLLTALHINSGTADAAAAIPDNVYPVSYRYVKDGTGYDSAANLYLSVPGSGKLIVQNGKIKFEHEIAPQYYGYFQYLAYRNPGAAKAVINAAANTAAGTEGYTPFPVRTADNGSGNLIATINIEDITKKQDVLMHVVIKNAPEFGTGFEYDYWYNVQLEIDTSGLPSGGNDGGGTGGEPEQPVTIVQLQSLVSVSKSVYESTYEGNGLGDVPAGSKLTFYTKIVQAENFIASGNTSSAAIKAAYNELMAAYETFTASRYSADKRVLHSLIAVVTEFRDGIKEAGYAEGNPGGTLVPVSPGEFIVGPKNTITSAIEKARKVADNPKATQAEVDDAVRILTGQYNSAKDSYYIISSDSVKVIALDSLNPTTVPSAHSSLIAGTASFIGTKGADTGTKANITFNTSSNITDVKAPNVSSTGGYTAVESAVPAFKKGTDTNKQMFQVTVRRSNVNENTKWLGLTYLRYKVNGADQVTYLSFNADQLDALSQAAAAAQKLLDAAAVIPGAEAAYEAAKNALQAKIAAAKETAANLAATRPQIYEAGTALDQALSAFKATVTVSYPLYYSTVHATNDAFSSADSYFVKPAVITTDNDVTYASLTLKSSSLIKEFKVKTGGQYVDASVVSEDTAANTRVVQFAVDSLSSLLDAKVRIVVPAQSYDQTYDIRLNFNNVDNGALAQAIAEATAAYRSAVVGTEPGQYPQAAKTALQTAINIAGAEASRLTGTAAQSAAALAALQQALNTFKASVIVANPNPNPGTGTGEIPDGEYPIGFTIYKENTNEPSVMYDYVDKTSGKLSVRGGKKYISFTLKQDTEILSFKTKLNASSPLTETAVVARNSAANERTVEFEVEDVTNKVDGWVKIYWVLPAPIGIYDHEYNVQIGFSDLPVIPGPVNKAALNALIADAQAKHNAAVEGTAAGQYPAGSKEALSAAISAAQAVAANTSAAQEQVDQALAALQTAVNAFASSVITAPGTVQLPDGEYKLEFMIYKKGTADQSVMYDYVDQTSGKLKVEGGKRYVSFTLKQDAEIKSFKTKLNADSELTETTVVSRDSAANTRTVQFEAEDLNKKIDGWVKIYWELPAPIGIYDHEYDVEIGFGGITVADLSKPVNDGQYSFTFAAAPDDPAAAPIGSLVESGGSLKVQNGKKLATFKLKNGVTASKIVQLNADGTVNKEIVPQYSAKQQPGLVRVLADERAGTNLQFEADDLTATYAITLSSGGTETSYKLLFLSVSPVGTVTPTNPGNPSNPGNGSGGTGGGSTGGGGTGGGSTGGGSTGGTGGGSTGSSNLAEGKYTVNYTILKYETDQKSVMQDYVITPGILSVEGGKQYFSMTLKQSKEITSFKTEVNGSLTETEVIERNQDKNTRVVRFEVKDLSAKLKGWVKIDWAEMNYFHSYDIEISFDKASAKKVSSDTNLGGGSGAVVATLKNGEYDLNFKVLQHRNNLESRYNDVFEHPAKLIVKDGKRNVSLTINDHKQVDDFKVESEKEIENAAASGLTVTTEKVLNSATEVSKDETANKRVVSFEAKDLTVPVHVQLDIVVPPTEAELEQHKKDVEAAEASNDGYIPQLQKKIEKVDVDFVFDIDALGKKVQDEEAAGSESAAENPAATETGTPTSLSDIENHWAKAAIERAVALGIVDGYEDGSFRPDGEVSRAEFTAMIGRALKLEGKQAELAYADIGSIPAWAKPYLEQAVGAGIVNSYEDNTFRAERQITRSEIAVMVVRALGLPVDHNESLSFADAGQIPQWAYAQVAAAAKKGIINGRDNNVFAPNDRATRAEAVTLIMALLNGGK; from the coding sequence GTGTTGAAAAGCAATATAAGGCAGTCCGTAGCTTTATGCCTGTCGCTGGCATTGTTCCTGTCGTCACTGCTGACCGCCCTGCATATAAATTCCGGAACAGCGGACGCGGCTGCAGCTATTCCGGATAATGTATATCCGGTCAGCTACCGGTATGTGAAGGATGGCACCGGTTATGACTCGGCTGCAAATCTGTATTTGTCCGTTCCCGGTTCAGGCAAACTTATCGTTCAAAACGGCAAAATAAAATTTGAGCATGAAATTGCTCCGCAATATTACGGCTATTTTCAATATCTCGCTTATCGTAATCCCGGCGCCGCCAAGGCGGTCATTAATGCGGCAGCCAATACGGCTGCAGGGACGGAAGGTTATACGCCTTTCCCTGTCCGGACCGCAGATAACGGATCCGGCAATTTAATCGCCACGATCAATATCGAAGACATTACCAAAAAACAAGATGTGCTCATGCATGTCGTGATCAAGAATGCTCCCGAGTTTGGAACCGGTTTTGAATATGATTATTGGTATAACGTTCAGTTGGAAATTGATACGTCAGGCCTTCCCTCGGGAGGAAACGACGGCGGGGGGACCGGCGGCGAGCCCGAACAGCCGGTAACGATCGTACAGCTGCAAAGTCTTGTGTCCGTCTCCAAATCTGTGTATGAAAGCACATATGAAGGGAACGGTTTGGGAGACGTGCCGGCAGGCAGCAAGCTGACGTTCTATACGAAGATCGTGCAGGCGGAAAATTTCATCGCATCCGGGAATACCTCATCCGCCGCAATCAAAGCAGCGTATAATGAACTGATGGCGGCTTACGAGACCTTTACAGCATCGAGATATTCCGCGGACAAAAGGGTCCTTCATTCGCTCATTGCCGTTGTAACTGAATTCAGAGACGGAATCAAAGAGGCCGGTTACGCGGAAGGCAATCCGGGCGGCACCCTCGTTCCCGTATCGCCGGGCGAGTTCATTGTAGGTCCTAAAAACACGATAACGAGTGCGATCGAGAAGGCGCGGAAAGTAGCCGACAATCCCAAGGCAACACAAGCTGAAGTCGACGATGCCGTGAGGATACTCACCGGACAATACAACTCCGCCAAGGATTCTTATTACATAATCAGTTCTGATTCGGTAAAAGTGATTGCCCTGGATTCGCTGAATCCGACAACCGTTCCATCTGCTCATTCATCGCTGATCGCCGGTACCGCTTCATTTATCGGTACTAAAGGAGCAGATACGGGGACCAAAGCGAACATCACGTTTAACACCTCATCGAATATTACCGATGTGAAGGCGCCGAACGTTTCAAGCACCGGCGGCTACACCGCCGTAGAGTCGGCCGTTCCCGCCTTTAAAAAAGGCACGGATACGAATAAACAAATGTTTCAAGTAACCGTCAGAAGATCGAATGTGAATGAAAATACAAAATGGCTCGGGTTAACGTATCTCCGGTATAAAGTGAACGGAGCGGACCAAGTCACTTACCTCAGCTTCAATGCGGATCAGCTCGATGCTTTGAGTCAAGCTGCGGCTGCAGCGCAAAAGCTGCTGGACGCGGCGGCTGTTATCCCGGGAGCGGAAGCGGCTTATGAGGCGGCAAAAAACGCGCTGCAGGCCAAGATTGCCGCAGCCAAGGAAACGGCGGCCAATTTGGCGGCGACCAGGCCGCAAATCTATGAAGCGGGCACGGCTTTGGATCAGGCGTTGAGCGCTTTTAAAGCGACGGTAACGGTATCTTACCCGCTTTACTACTCAACCGTTCATGCGACAAACGACGCTTTCTCCAGCGCAGACAGTTATTTCGTGAAACCGGCTGTCATCACAACGGACAACGACGTTACCTACGCTTCCTTGACGCTAAAAAGCAGCTCTCTCATCAAAGAATTCAAAGTGAAAACAGGCGGTCAATACGTCGATGCGTCTGTCGTTAGCGAGGACACGGCGGCAAATACGAGAGTGGTCCAATTCGCGGTCGACAGCTTGTCTTCGCTGCTTGACGCGAAGGTACGTATCGTAGTGCCTGCGCAATCTTATGATCAAACATACGATATACGCTTGAATTTTAATAATGTGGATAATGGCGCGCTGGCACAAGCTATAGCGGAAGCGACGGCGGCCTATCGGTCTGCGGTGGTTGGCACGGAGCCGGGCCAGTATCCGCAAGCGGCGAAAACGGCGCTTCAGACGGCGATTAATATCGCCGGGGCAGAAGCTTCCCGGTTAACGGGTACGGCCGCACAGTCCGCAGCTGCTCTGGCGGCGCTTCAGCAAGCTTTGAATACATTCAAAGCGTCCGTTATTGTGGCGAATCCTAATCCCAATCCCGGAACCGGAACGGGAGAAATTCCGGACGGCGAATACCCGATCGGCTTCACCATCTACAAGGAAAATACAAACGAGCCGTCGGTAATGTACGATTATGTAGACAAAACAAGCGGAAAATTATCCGTAAGAGGCGGCAAGAAATATATATCGTTCACCTTAAAGCAGGACACGGAAATTTTGAGCTTCAAAACGAAGCTGAATGCAAGCTCTCCGTTAACGGAGACAGCGGTGGTCGCTAGAAACAGTGCCGCCAACGAACGGACCGTGGAATTTGAAGTGGAGGATGTAACGAACAAAGTAGACGGCTGGGTAAAAATTTATTGGGTATTGCCGGCCCCGATTGGAATCTACGACCACGAATACAACGTTCAAATCGGCTTCAGCGACCTGCCGGTCATTCCGGGGCCGGTCAATAAAGCAGCTTTAAACGCGCTGATCGCCGATGCGCAGGCGAAGCATAACGCGGCCGTTGAAGGAACTGCGGCAGGACAGTATCCGGCGGGCTCGAAGGAGGCATTGTCGGCAGCCATTTCGGCGGCACAAGCTGTGGCTGCCAATACGTCGGCGGCACAGGAGCAGGTGGATCAAGCATTGGCCGCTTTGCAGACGGCAGTAAACGCATTTGCTTCGTCGGTTATCACGGCCCCGGGAACCGTTCAATTACCTGATGGCGAATACAAGCTCGAATTTATGATTTATAAAAAAGGAACGGCCGATCAGTCCGTTATGTACGATTATGTGGATCAAACAAGCGGCAAACTGAAGGTCGAGGGAGGCAAAAGATACGTCTCGTTTACTTTGAAGCAGGACGCGGAAATTAAAAGCTTCAAAACAAAGCTGAATGCGGACTCGGAGTTAACGGAAACGACCGTTGTCAGCCGAGACAGCGCAGCCAATACGAGAACCGTTCAATTTGAAGCGGAAGATTTGAACAAAAAAATCGACGGCTGGGTGAAAATTTACTGGGAGCTGCCGGCCCCGATCGGTATTTACGATCACGAATACGACGTTGAAATCGGCTTCGGCGGCATTACGGTGGCGGATTTGTCCAAACCGGTTAACGACGGTCAATACAGCTTCACCTTTGCAGCAGCACCCGATGATCCGGCTGCTGCTCCGATCGGCAGCTTGGTTGAATCCGGCGGCAGTCTGAAGGTCCAAAACGGCAAAAAGCTGGCGACCTTCAAGCTGAAAAACGGCGTAACGGCAAGCAAAATCGTACAGCTGAATGCCGATGGCACGGTGAACAAGGAAATCGTACCGCAGTACTCCGCGAAGCAGCAGCCGGGCCTCGTAAGAGTGCTGGCCGATGAACGGGCGGGTACAAATTTGCAGTTTGAAGCCGACGATTTGACGGCAACGTATGCAATCACGTTATCCTCGGGAGGCACTGAAACGTCGTATAAGCTGCTATTTCTTAGCGTATCTCCTGTAGGTACAGTGACGCCAACGAATCCGGGGAATCCGTCAAATCCCGGAAACGGCAGCGGCGGCACCGGCGGCGGTTCGACCGGAGGCGGGGGTACAGGCGGCGGATCGACGGGGGGCGGCAGCACCGGCGGCACCGGCGGCGGATCAACCGGCAGCTCCAACCTGGCCGAAGGCAAGTACACGGTGAACTACACGATTTTGAAATACGAAACCGACCAAAAATCCGTGATGCAGGACTATGTCATTACACCGGGTATACTTAGCGTCGAAGGCGGCAAGCAATATTTTTCCATGACGCTCAAGCAAAGCAAGGAGATTACTTCGTTTAAAACGGAAGTGAACGGTTCCTTGACGGAAACCGAGGTTATCGAAAGAAACCAGGATAAAAACACCCGTGTTGTCCGCTTTGAAGTGAAAGACTTGTCCGCGAAACTCAAAGGCTGGGTTAAAATCGATTGGGCGGAAATGAACTATTTCCACTCCTACGACATCGAGATATCGTTCGATAAAGCAAGCGCCAAAAAGGTAAGCTCGGATACGAACCTCGGCGGCGGCTCCGGCGCGGTAGTGGCCACGCTGAAAAACGGCGAATACGATTTGAATTTCAAGGTGCTGCAGCATCGGAACAACCTGGAATCCAGATACAACGACGTCTTCGAGCACCCTGCCAAATTGATTGTGAAAGACGGCAAGAGAAACGTCTCTTTGACGATCAACGACCATAAGCAGGTGGACGATTTCAAGGTGGAATCGGAAAAGGAGATTGAAAATGCCGCAGCATCCGGTTTGACGGTGACCACCGAAAAGGTTCTGAATTCCGCCACGGAAGTAAGCAAAGATGAGACGGCGAACAAACGGGTTGTCAGCTTTGAGGCGAAGGATTTGACCGTACCGGTGCATGTGCAGCTGGATATAGTCGTTCCACCGACGGAAGCCGAGCTGGAGCAGCATAAAAAAGATGTGGAAGCAGCGGAAGCAAGCAATGACGGTTATATTCCCCAGCTTCAGAAAAAGATTGAGAAGGTAGACGTCGATTTTGTGTTCGACATTGATGCGTTAGGCAAAAAAGTTCAGGACGAAGAGGCTGCCGGCTCCGAATCCGCAGCTGAAAATCCGGCTGCAACGGAAACAGGAACGCCAACGAGCCTGAGCGACATTGAAAACCACTGGGCTAAAGCAGCGATTGAACGTGCCGTGGCGCTCGGTATTGTCGACGGATATGAGGACGGCAGCTTCCGTCCTGATGGCGAGGTGAGCCGTGCCGAGTTTACGGCAATGATCGGACGTGCGCTCAAGCTGGAAGGCAAGCAGGCGGAGCTGGCGTATGCGGATATTGGCTCGATTCCGGCATGGGCAAAGCCATATTTGGAGCAAGCCGTAGGAGCGGGTATTGTGAACAGCTACGAAGATAATACGTTCCGTGCGGAACGGCAAATTACGCGTTCGGAGATCGCGGTTATGGTTGTCAGAGCGTTAGGCCTTCCGGTTGACCACAATGAAAGCTTGTCTTTCGCGGACGCGGGGCAAATTCCGCAGTGGGCGTACGCACAGGTGGCGGCTGCGGCGAAGAAAGGCATTATTAACGGCAGAGACAACAACGTGTTTGCACCGAACGACAGAGCAACGAGAGCGGAGGCGGTCACGTTGATTATGGCCCTGCTGAACGGCGGCAAGTAA
- the isdC gene encoding heme uptake protein IsdC, with translation MKIVKTWMMIPALSLLLSSSLFAATGVFAADKLSDGTYTVGYLVKQAENDSVSMANDYFEKPAELFVFDGRMELQVQMNHSKWITVFKAPDRGGFKDAQIVRSDDAADTRVVRFPVDDLSKPLPLKIHVTVEKIDYDHDYTIRFVFDEKSIKAAEAAKPGGGNAADKTAPAMDGMPAATAGGGGVPGAGAAMSPASEQAANAQPARESEPPAVQGGDATASAPAGGSAPSATAGGGGVPGAGAATSPAPEQSANAQPAKASEPPAMQGGDATASAPAGGSVPAAQGVRVPVETGNLSPDDAGNGKPVSDKSGYMWPIVLSAVVAAALVAYAGYRVKMRKKGLT, from the coding sequence GTGAAAATCGTTAAAACTTGGATGATGATTCCGGCTTTATCGCTGCTGCTTTCGAGTTCGTTGTTTGCGGCGACGGGAGTGTTTGCTGCCGATAAATTATCCGACGGGACCTACACAGTCGGCTATTTGGTTAAACAAGCGGAGAACGATTCCGTTTCCATGGCTAACGATTATTTCGAAAAACCGGCCGAACTTTTTGTTTTCGACGGGCGGATGGAGCTGCAGGTTCAGATGAATCACAGCAAATGGATCACCGTCTTCAAGGCTCCCGATCGGGGAGGATTTAAGGATGCACAGATCGTAAGATCGGATGACGCCGCCGATACCCGAGTTGTCCGTTTTCCGGTGGACGACCTGTCGAAACCTTTGCCGTTGAAAATTCACGTTACCGTAGAGAAAATCGACTACGATCATGACTACACGATACGGTTTGTGTTCGACGAAAAAAGTATAAAAGCTGCGGAGGCTGCAAAACCGGGGGGCGGAAATGCTGCCGATAAGACTGCCCCGGCAATGGACGGAATGCCTGCGGCGACGGCCGGCGGCGGGGGCGTCCCGGGAGCGGGAGCAGCGATGAGCCCGGCGTCAGAACAGGCGGCGAATGCGCAGCCGGCGAGGGAATCCGAGCCGCCCGCCGTACAGGGAGGCGACGCCACGGCATCCGCGCCGGCGGGAGGGAGCGCACCATCGGCGACGGCCGGCGGCGGGGGCGTCCCAGGAGCGGGAGCAGCGACGAGCCCGGCACCGGAACAGTCGGCGAATGCGCAGCCGGCGAAGGCATCCGAGCCGCCTGCGATGCAGGGAGGCGACGCCACGGCATCCGCGCCGGCGGGAGGGAGCGTGCCTGCGGCTCAGGGAGTGCGTGTGCCCGTTGAGACCGGCAACCTATCCCCGGACGATGCCGGTAACGGCAAACCTGTGTCCGATAAATCCGGGTACATGTGGCCGATCGTGTTAAGTGCCGTCGTAGCAGCCGCACTTGTTGCGTATGCAGGCTACAGAGTAAAAATGAGGAAAAAGGGGTTGACATAA